A DNA window from Legionella sp. MW5194 contains the following coding sequences:
- a CDS encoding glycosyltransferase family 39 protein, whose protein sequence is MSWPRSVYYGLLLGLSLLVFLPGIAKLPVIDRDEAHFAQATRQMLQTNNYFQVRFQDRTRFQKPPGINWLQAASLKLTGHGDSAGIWPYRLPSFLGALLSVLLTFAFASRFVSFQTAWMAAALLASSLLLTVEAHMAVIDTSLLSSILLMQGALWIIYDGVHTHRRISPIWPALFWLAMAYGLVLKGVTPLVGVLTITALCVTERRVAWLKALKMLPGLLLFAILSLAWLLMLNQAEHSNYLMQMLNKDLLPKLQGGHESHGQPPLFHLVLLPLTFWPASLFLWQAGDYAVRQRHTPLVRFLLCWIIPTWFFFELMPTKLPQYVLPTFPAIALLAALAIEQAGLLKAPGTWLRWLQGGWLLMSGCLLAALAMIPRLLNLTMPLASWLLVSMGLTLCALAVYFARRGHYQRTLVSLVLVAATCYPLIFSLLLPQLKPLWITDTVAKNIPRQLLSTEKPLIVAGFDEPSLVFNLNTGLVRFSDSLTAQERLKKNEVHLALVEVGTYQTWPDDGAIKTVASVRGYNYSKGRWVELLLVGHSDEGEG, encoded by the coding sequence ATGAGTTGGCCACGGAGTGTGTATTACGGGTTGTTGCTGGGCTTATCGCTGCTTGTTTTTTTACCAGGCATTGCCAAACTGCCAGTGATTGACAGGGATGAAGCGCACTTTGCTCAGGCGACCCGGCAGATGTTGCAAACCAATAACTATTTTCAAGTCCGTTTTCAGGACCGCACCCGCTTTCAAAAACCGCCCGGCATTAACTGGTTACAGGCAGCCAGCCTTAAACTCACGGGACATGGCGACAGCGCAGGCATCTGGCCCTACCGTCTTCCTTCCTTTTTAGGGGCTTTGTTGTCGGTGTTGTTGACGTTTGCTTTCGCCAGTCGCTTTGTCAGTTTTCAAACCGCCTGGATGGCTGCGGCATTGCTGGCTTCCTCGCTGTTGCTGACCGTCGAGGCGCACATGGCCGTGATTGATACCTCGTTGCTATCCTCGATTCTGCTGATGCAGGGAGCCTTGTGGATTATTTATGACGGCGTGCATACTCATCGCAGGATTTCACCCATCTGGCCCGCTCTGTTCTGGCTGGCCATGGCGTATGGGTTAGTGCTCAAAGGGGTCACCCCCCTGGTTGGGGTGTTGACGATTACGGCCCTCTGTGTGACTGAACGCCGTGTCGCCTGGCTAAAGGCGCTTAAAATGCTGCCTGGGTTGCTGCTGTTTGCCATTTTAAGTTTAGCCTGGCTGTTGATGTTGAACCAGGCAGAACACAGCAATTACCTGATGCAAATGCTCAATAAGGATTTGCTGCCCAAGTTACAGGGCGGGCATGAATCGCATGGCCAACCGCCGCTGTTTCATCTTGTTCTGTTGCCGCTGACCTTTTGGCCGGCCTCACTTTTTTTGTGGCAGGCGGGTGATTACGCCGTGCGTCAGCGTCATACACCGCTGGTGCGTTTTTTATTGTGTTGGATAATCCCTACCTGGTTTTTTTTCGAATTGATGCCGACCAAGCTCCCCCAATACGTGTTGCCAACCTTTCCTGCTATCGCCCTGTTAGCCGCCCTTGCCATTGAACAGGCAGGACTGCTTAAAGCGCCCGGGACGTGGCTCAGATGGCTGCAAGGGGGGTGGTTACTGATGTCTGGATGCCTGCTCGCCGCCTTAGCGATGATTCCCCGCTTACTGAATCTGACGATGCCGCTGGCGAGCTGGCTATTAGTGAGCATGGGGTTGACCCTCTGTGCTTTGGCGGTGTATTTTGCCCGACGCGGCCATTATCAGCGTACGCTGGTGTCGTTGGTTCTGGTCGCTGCGACCTGTTACCCGCTTATTTTTTCCCTGTTGCTGCCGCAATTAAAGCCGCTCTGGATTACCGACACGGTGGCAAAAAACATACCCAGGCAATTGCTTAGTACGGAAAAACCGCTTATTGTTGCCGGTTTTGATGAACCGAGCCTGGTGTTTAACTTAAATACCGGGCTTGTGCGTTTTTCTGACAGCTTGACGGCGCAGGAACGTTTAAAAAAGAATGAGGTCCATCTGGCCCTCGTTGAGGTAGGGACCTATCAAACCTGGCCTGACGATGGCGCCATAAAAACAGTGGCAAGCGTGCGAGGCTATAACTACAGCAAGGGCCGTTGGGTTGAGTTGTTATTGGTTGGGCATTCAGACGAAGGGGAAGGTTAA
- a CDS encoding site-2 protease family protein codes for MPELTTIQQIAVWIIPVLFAITLHEAAHALVADKLGDSTARMLGRVSFNPLRHIDLIGTILIPILVLVLSQFNFVFGWAKPVPINASHFRRPRRDMALATAAGPLANLLMALFWAGCFKLASLFHPQSMVGLFFLLVSRAGLLINLLLAFFNLLPIPPLDGGRVAISLLPYKAAIQLQKVEPFGFFILLALMMLGALGWIINPLIHAALSVLAFVFRL; via the coding sequence ATGCCTGAATTGACTACCATCCAACAAATCGCCGTCTGGATTATTCCCGTGCTGTTTGCCATCACCCTGCATGAAGCCGCTCACGCCCTGGTCGCCGATAAATTGGGTGACAGCACCGCCAGAATGCTTGGACGGGTGAGCTTTAATCCACTGCGCCATATCGATTTAATCGGTACCATTCTCATTCCCATTCTGGTGCTGGTTTTAAGCCAGTTTAATTTTGTTTTCGGTTGGGCCAAACCCGTACCTATCAATGCCAGCCATTTTCGCCGTCCCCGCCGGGACATGGCTTTGGCGACTGCCGCAGGCCCCCTTGCCAACTTACTGATGGCCCTCTTTTGGGCGGGATGTTTTAAATTAGCCTCACTCTTTCATCCGCAATCCATGGTCGGCCTGTTCTTCCTGCTGGTATCCCGGGCCGGCCTATTGATTAATCTCCTGCTTGCCTTTTTTAACCTGTTGCCCATTCCGCCGCTTGATGGGGGGCGTGTGGCCATCAGCCTGTTGCCTTACAAGGCCGCCATTCAGTTACAAAAAGTTGAGCCATTTGGTTTTTTCATTTTATTAGCCTTGATGATGCTTGGCGCACTGGGTTGGATTATTAATCCGCTCATTCACGCGGCGTTAAGTGTCTTAGCCTTTGTGTTTCGCCTATGA